The Lewinellaceae bacterium genome has a segment encoding these proteins:
- a CDS encoding long-chain fatty acid--CoA ligase: MNFTRVFDILSYQQQKYPEKEALNTYERGRWVSYSIEEVQRRVDVLSYWLHQNGWVKGDKIAFVPKMGLPEWMMLDFACQQLGVIVVPIHPTATREEFQFILSETACKTCVVADTALFYKMSLFFERQFSTISLYHLRSDEEGYFPGFHRKKITEAEREVVNDLKARIQPEDMATILYTSGTSGEPKGVMLTHFNLVSAIKSVIPLLPISYKDRVISFLPFSHIFERATTYTYIVFGVSIYFVQNRENLQTDFQSVKPVMFTTVPRVLEKMYDLLKEEGLSRNAVKRLLIKWAIQIGKRYQETNRFRPGYEIKLAMVRLLVYRKWKSRLGGKIKYIIVGAAALSPDIARLFSAAGIMVRSGYGMTETSPFISANRFEPGMNRFDTVGMPVAGMELIIHEPNDKGEGEIWVKGPNVMQGYYQQPERTREVLSDDGWLKTGDVGLMVDKRFLRITGRKKDIFKTSAGKYIAPESLQDYFKQSVFIEHCLVIGFQRPFVTGIIVPNFSWLEKWCKKEKIHWTAPQFMVHNIRVIEKFEEEVNHLNEKLPNYQTMRKFFLCHEDWSIETGEYSASYKLIRHKLMEQHSREIEKMYQ; the protein is encoded by the coding sequence ATGAACTTTACCCGGGTATTCGACATATTATCCTACCAGCAACAGAAGTATCCTGAGAAGGAGGCACTGAATACTTATGAGCGCGGGCGCTGGGTGAGTTATTCTATTGAAGAAGTCCAGCGACGGGTGGATGTCTTGTCTTATTGGCTGCATCAAAACGGATGGGTGAAGGGGGATAAAATCGCTTTTGTACCGAAGATGGGACTGCCAGAGTGGATGATGCTCGATTTCGCCTGCCAGCAATTGGGGGTCATCGTAGTACCCATCCATCCGACAGCCACCAGGGAGGAATTTCAATTTATCCTTTCGGAAACGGCCTGCAAAACCTGCGTGGTAGCCGATACCGCCCTCTTCTACAAAATGAGCCTTTTTTTTGAGCGGCAATTTTCAACAATTTCGCTTTATCATCTGAGATCTGATGAGGAAGGTTATTTCCCCGGTTTTCACCGTAAAAAGATTACCGAGGCTGAACGGGAGGTAGTGAATGATCTGAAAGCCCGGATCCAGCCGGAGGATATGGCGACGATCCTCTACACTTCGGGCACTTCAGGAGAACCTAAGGGAGTGATGTTGACGCATTTTAATCTGGTCAGCGCCATAAAGTCGGTCATTCCTCTATTGCCGATTTCCTACAAGGATAGAGTGATCAGCTTTCTGCCATTCAGTCATATTTTCGAACGCGCCACTACTTACACCTATATCGTTTTTGGCGTTTCTATTTATTTTGTTCAAAATCGTGAAAACCTTCAGACCGATTTTCAAAGCGTGAAGCCTGTCATGTTTACGACTGTGCCGAGGGTTTTGGAGAAGATGTACGATCTTTTAAAGGAGGAGGGGCTTTCCAGAAATGCCGTAAAACGCCTGCTCATCAAATGGGCCATACAAATAGGCAAACGTTACCAGGAAACCAACCGTTTTCGGCCGGGTTATGAAATTAAACTGGCCATGGTTCGCCTGCTCGTTTACCGAAAATGGAAGTCGCGCCTTGGCGGTAAAATAAAATACATCATCGTGGGGGCCGCAGCGCTGAGCCCGGATATTGCCCGGCTGTTTTCCGCAGCAGGAATCATGGTGAGGTCGGGCTACGGCATGACTGAAACTTCCCCGTTTATCAGCGCCAATCGTTTTGAACCGGGCATGAACAGGTTTGATACCGTTGGGATGCCGGTGGCCGGGATGGAATTAATAATCCACGAACCCAATGACAAGGGAGAAGGGGAGATTTGGGTAAAAGGTCCCAATGTGATGCAAGGTTATTACCAACAACCCGAACGGACTCGTGAAGTGCTTTCGGATGACGGATGGCTGAAAACCGGGGATGTCGGTTTAATGGTGGACAAAAGATTTCTCAGGATCACAGGAAGGAAAAAAGATATTTTCAAAACTTCTGCCGGGAAATATATTGCCCCGGAATCTTTGCAGGATTATTTTAAACAATCGGTTTTTATTGAACATTGTCTGGTCATCGGTTTCCAGCGTCCTTTTGTGACCGGGATTATTGTACCCAATTTTTCCTGGCTGGAAAAATGGTGTAAAAAAGAAAAAATCCACTGGACGGCTCCCCAGTTTATGGTCCATAATATCCGGGTGATTGAAAAGTTTGAGGAAGAGGTCAATCACCTGAATGAAAAATTACCCAATTACCAGACCATGAGAAAATTTTTCCTCTGTCATGAAGATTGGTCGATAGAAACCGGCGAGTATTCAGCCTCCTACAAACTTATCCGGCACAAACTAATGGAGCAGCACAGCAGGGAGATTGAAAAAATGTACCAGTAG
- a CDS encoding TPM domain-containing protein — MKKLTGLIFLWAFLIIPLSGQNVSTLKSIPNPKNGGNGYVSDPDQILEASDIATLNRLIASLEDSSTAQVAVVIVASIGQENPKDFATRLFNQWGIGQADRDNGLLVFTVMDQHRTEFETGYGLEAVLPDAICYRVGMQELVPEFKKGNYGAGLIAAVSRMKEILEKGEVVDEIRSRRKLGSGAENPLFIALQIYLLISLVFHLWWLWRLRDMLVAKDDFYDKYMNVRKLRLWGFLIVFPLPFLFVWYYLKRKMNQLRNNPRYSKITGELMTKLSEEAEDDYLEHGQIVEEEIGSVDYDVWVTESGEDVLILKYEKRYSKFSTCPKCGFKTYFLAFTKTIVPATTVSTGKQLKRHECKNCAYSNDKITIIPIVQTSSGSGGSGGGGGGGSWGGGSSGGGGGGVSW; from the coding sequence ATGAAAAAACTGACCGGGCTTATTTTTTTATGGGCCTTCCTGATAATTCCCTTATCAGGACAAAATGTTTCTACTCTTAAAAGCATTCCCAATCCAAAAAATGGAGGTAACGGTTATGTGAGTGACCCCGATCAAATTTTGGAGGCCTCCGACATTGCCACCCTTAACCGGCTGATCGCCAGCCTTGAAGATTCATCCACTGCGCAGGTGGCGGTGGTCATCGTAGCGTCTATCGGACAGGAAAATCCAAAAGATTTTGCCACCCGATTGTTCAACCAATGGGGCATCGGACAAGCGGATAGGGATAATGGACTGCTCGTCTTTACGGTTATGGATCAGCACCGTACTGAATTCGAAACCGGTTACGGCCTGGAAGCCGTGCTGCCCGATGCCATTTGTTATCGTGTCGGGATGCAGGAGTTGGTGCCTGAATTTAAAAAAGGCAATTACGGGGCCGGATTGATCGCCGCTGTTTCCCGAATGAAGGAGATTCTCGAAAAAGGAGAAGTGGTGGATGAAATTCGCAGCCGCCGCAAGTTGGGATCGGGGGCAGAAAATCCCTTGTTCATCGCCTTGCAAATTTACCTGTTGATCAGTCTTGTTTTTCATCTCTGGTGGCTTTGGCGGCTCAGGGATATGCTGGTGGCCAAGGATGATTTTTATGATAAATACATGAATGTCAGGAAATTGAGATTATGGGGTTTTTTGATCGTTTTCCCATTGCCCTTCCTGTTTGTCTGGTATTACCTCAAAAGAAAGATGAATCAATTGCGGAATAATCCCCGGTACAGTAAAATTACCGGCGAACTGATGACCAAATTATCCGAGGAGGCTGAAGATGATTACCTGGAACATGGACAAATAGTGGAAGAAGAAATCGGTTCGGTGGATTATGATGTGTGGGTTACCGAAAGCGGGGAGGATGTTCTGATCCTGAAATATGAAAAACGGTACTCAAAGTTCAGCACCTGCCCGAAATGTGGGTTTAAAACTTATTTCCTTGCCTTTACCAAAACCATCGTTCCTGCTACGACGGTCTCAACGGGGAAGCAGTTGAAACGTCACGAATGCAAGAATTGCGCTTATTCAAATGATAAGATCACCATTATACCCATCGTACAGACTTCTTCAGGTAGCGGCGGTTCCGGCGGTGGCGGTGGCGGGGGATCCTGGGGAGGAGGATCTTCCGGCGGTGGCGGTGGTGGCGTGAGTTGGTAA
- the ddlA gene encoding D-alanine--D-alanine ligase, with translation MEKTRVAIIFGGRSAEHSISLRSAKNVIRSIDQSKYDLVFIGIDMLGNWFHYDTAKKWSEMEQTGKLTLDNPVGKLSLQLEAKGSFVSSNGNEKVSVDVAFPVLHGPFGEDGSVQGMLKLASIPFVGPSLLGSAVGMDKDVMKRLLREAGLPIGKYICLRKGEDIPEFSFFQKELGIPCFVKPANLGSSVGISKAKNEEELKKAIEVAFQYDKKIVIEEFIKGREIECAILGNENPKASVAGEIVAHHDFYSFDSKYIDDQGSETVVPADIPREDEEKIRAFAIKTFTTLECEGLSRVDIFYKEDGSMFINEINTIPGFTSISMYPMLWKASGIEYGPLIDKLIQLAFDRFEVEQQYKVEV, from the coding sequence ATGGAGAAAACCAGGGTGGCCATTATTTTTGGAGGACGTTCCGCTGAACACAGCATTTCCCTCCGCTCAGCAAAAAATGTAATCAGGTCTATCGATCAATCAAAATACGACCTTGTTTTCATTGGCATTGATATGCTGGGAAACTGGTTTCACTACGATACCGCAAAAAAATGGAGTGAAATGGAACAAACCGGTAAACTTACGCTGGATAATCCTGTCGGAAAATTATCACTCCAACTGGAAGCCAAAGGGAGTTTTGTTTCTTCCAACGGGAATGAAAAAGTGTCCGTAGATGTCGCCTTTCCTGTGCTGCATGGTCCCTTTGGGGAAGACGGCAGTGTACAGGGGATGTTGAAATTGGCCAGCATTCCCTTCGTGGGGCCTTCTTTGCTGGGTTCTGCAGTAGGCATGGATAAAGATGTGATGAAACGGTTACTGAGAGAGGCCGGGCTTCCTATCGGAAAATACATTTGTTTAAGGAAAGGGGAGGACATTCCGGAATTTTCCTTTTTTCAAAAGGAACTCGGCATTCCCTGTTTTGTTAAGCCTGCCAATCTCGGCTCATCGGTGGGAATAAGCAAAGCCAAAAATGAGGAAGAACTCAAAAAAGCCATCGAGGTGGCTTTCCAGTACGATAAAAAAATTGTGATCGAAGAATTCATTAAAGGCCGTGAAATCGAATGCGCCATCCTGGGGAACGAAAATCCGAAAGCCTCTGTGGCCGGAGAAATTGTGGCTCATCATGATTTTTATTCTTTCGATTCAAAATATATCGATGATCAGGGCTCTGAAACAGTTGTCCCAGCGGATATTCCCAGGGAGGATGAAGAAAAAATAAGGGCTTTTGCCATAAAAACATTTACTACACTGGAATGTGAGGGACTCAGCCGGGTGGATATCTTTTACAAGGAAGACGGGAGCATGTTCATCAATGAGATCAATACCATTCCCGGTTTTACCTCGATCAGCATGTATCCCATGCTTTGGAAAGCTTCGGGGATAGAATACGGCCCTTTGATCGATAAACTGATCCAACTGGCTTTCGATCGCTTCGAGGTGGAACAGCAGTATAAGGTGGAGGTCTAG
- a CDS encoding TonB-dependent receptor gives MKPILIILFFLIIGLAATGQSDTTVLFSERLTAEDIHIDIMEVNSQKVVSGSRTLQAVEDLPFTVYVITKDEIRNNGYNTLVDALKMVPGIRVSQPGSGTDGETFLMRGLKGNEYTKILINNIPVKPIGIKGMPIGAQLPIRQAERIEVIFGPAAALYGADASAGVINIILKESERPLYTKADISFGAEQYSSMNILFGGKAGKRKNVLKYNVFGNFTSLSDRRIYEEGGPLFDPATYSKDSLYLSHPNYMSKDTSGIEPELSNLPHQSRSFGMELRYGAFDLILINMYRRDHSSLGLNPAAYSYANPLNFIGENLYQGHLGYNKKTEKIGFSLGANFLMYESDLNSSYHIVSSLFNRALVMATDADHQSPVPWLSRLNRYFDNFISGNRYLYDRKIDLSLDATLNVQLLDRIEWMTGITPRALASKSEYFLRTPYPNLYEDHTVTSGGHKDDAELAAFTQFFFNGNKLKGVLGVQSTLKTDFTTLSYSKLFPRMALLFKFTPGFSLRLFYGSAFRSPSTYYSKNSYTITTGNYDWIELGYYPLKPEITRSLEGGIRWTVSDKFHADISWFSTKTDNLIESDFEFENDLLGNIRKITLGYFNEGNSFAKVVGFQSVFMWKNLIPEISFNAALHLAISRGSEQKSGEPEPQNFLNEQPRTLAQLKLSFEPLKDIFFYLDNLYVSSSSNKIEIVDPAFLHYDTLPGYYTLDLSVLGKLTDHFQISFKLRNAFNASYAGLAATGTEDDLLWNPQSRRTWEIGFSYRVE, from the coding sequence ATGAAACCCATTTTGATCATCCTCTTTTTTCTGATAATTGGTCTGGCTGCAACAGGGCAGTCAGATACTACCGTGCTTTTTTCAGAGAGGCTGACGGCGGAGGATATTCATATTGATATCATGGAAGTCAACAGTCAAAAGGTCGTTTCTGGCAGCCGTACCTTGCAGGCAGTGGAAGATTTACCCTTCACCGTTTATGTGATCACCAAAGACGAAATCAGGAACAACGGTTACAACACTTTAGTGGATGCGCTCAAAATGGTTCCCGGGATCAGGGTTTCCCAGCCGGGGTCAGGAACTGACGGCGAGACGTTCCTGATGAGGGGCCTGAAAGGCAATGAGTACACTAAAATTCTCATCAACAATATTCCTGTCAAACCCATTGGCATCAAAGGAATGCCCATCGGTGCCCAATTGCCCATCAGGCAGGCGGAAAGGATAGAGGTGATCTTTGGTCCGGCGGCAGCCCTTTACGGGGCGGATGCTTCAGCAGGAGTGATCAACATCATTCTAAAAGAATCAGAGCGCCCCCTGTACACCAAGGCCGATATCAGTTTCGGAGCCGAACAGTATTCCAGTATGAATATTCTCTTCGGGGGGAAGGCCGGAAAACGTAAAAACGTTTTAAAATACAATGTCTTTGGCAACTTCACCTCCCTTTCAGACCGAAGGATATACGAAGAGGGAGGGCCATTATTTGATCCGGCCACCTATTCCAAGGATTCCCTCTACCTCAGTCATCCTAATTATATGTCAAAGGATACCAGTGGTATTGAACCGGAACTCAGCAATCTTCCGCATCAAAGCCGGTCCTTTGGTATGGAACTCAGGTATGGCGCCTTTGATCTTATCCTGATCAATATGTACCGTCGTGATCACAGCTCGCTGGGCTTAAACCCGGCGGCATATTCTTATGCCAATCCGCTCAATTTTATTGGCGAAAACCTTTACCAGGGGCATCTTGGGTACAATAAAAAAACCGAAAAGATCGGATTTTCACTGGGAGCAAATTTCCTGATGTATGAATCCGATCTAAACTCTTCATACCATATTGTCAGCAGCCTTTTCAATCGGGCTCTTGTTATGGCTACCGATGCGGATCATCAGTCGCCTGTGCCCTGGCTGTCGAGGTTGAACAGGTATTTTGATAACTTTATCAGTGGGAACCGGTATCTCTATGACCGGAAAATTGATCTGTCACTGGATGCTACTTTAAATGTTCAATTACTGGATCGGATTGAATGGATGACGGGAATTACGCCCAGGGCACTGGCTTCGAAAAGTGAATATTTTCTCCGAACGCCTTATCCCAATCTTTATGAAGATCATACTGTGACGAGTGGAGGTCATAAAGATGATGCTGAGCTGGCTGCTTTTACACAGTTTTTCTTCAACGGGAATAAACTAAAAGGAGTGCTTGGGGTGCAATCCACGCTTAAAACGGATTTTACCACTCTTTCCTATTCCAAGTTGTTTCCCAGGATGGCCTTGTTGTTTAAATTTACTCCCGGCTTTAGCCTGAGGTTGTTTTACGGCAGCGCTTTCAGAAGCCCCTCCACCTACTATTCCAAAAATTCCTACACCATTACCACGGGTAATTACGACTGGATTGAACTCGGCTATTACCCGCTGAAACCGGAAATTACGCGGTCACTGGAAGGGGGAATAAGATGGACCGTTTCTGATAAATTTCATGCCGATATTAGTTGGTTTTCTACCAAAACGGATAACCTCATTGAATCCGATTTTGAATTTGAAAATGATCTCTTGGGAAATATTCGAAAAATTACCCTCGGGTACTTTAATGAAGGTAATTCTTTTGCAAAGGTCGTTGGATTCCAATCGGTTTTTATGTGGAAAAATTTGATCCCTGAAATCAGTTTTAACGCCGCACTCCATCTTGCCATTAGCAGGGGCAGTGAACAGAAGTCCGGGGAGCCGGAGCCGCAGAATTTTTTAAATGAACAACCAAGAACCCTGGCCCAGCTTAAACTTTCCTTCGAACCCCTTAAGGATATCTTTTTTTACCTGGATAACCTTTATGTATCCTCCAGTTCAAATAAAATTGAAATAGTCGATCCTGCATTCCTGCATTACGATACCTTGCCTGGATATTATACGCTCGACCTATCAGTGCTGGGAAAACTGACAGATCATTTTCAGATAAGTTTTAAACTGAGGAACGCTTTTAATGCTTCATACGCAGGTCTCGCAGCTACCGGTACGGAGGACGACCTTTTGTGGAATCCGCAGTCCCGGCGTACCTGGGAGATTGGCTTTAGTTATAGGGTAGAATAA
- a CDS encoding arsenate reductase ArsC, with amino-acid sequence MEPLKNILILCTGNSCRSQMAEGFLNLFLYDKARVFSAGVEVHGLNPRAVKVMAEDGVDISMQTSNHVEEYIHMDFDFVITVCDHAAEVCPVFPGAKEIIHHSFPDPAKAKGSEAEIMDAFRDTRDEIKDWFKDFADALVL; translated from the coding sequence ATGGAACCTTTAAAAAATATTCTGATTCTTTGTACGGGCAATTCCTGTCGCAGCCAGATGGCCGAAGGTTTTCTGAACCTTTTTTTGTACGATAAGGCAAGGGTTTTTAGCGCCGGGGTGGAGGTTCATGGGCTGAATCCAAGGGCGGTAAAAGTTATGGCTGAAGACGGAGTGGATATTTCAATGCAGACTTCCAACCACGTTGAGGAATACATTCACATGGATTTTGACTTCGTGATTACCGTTTGCGACCATGCCGCAGAAGTTTGCCCGGTTTTCCCCGGTGCAAAAGAAATAATTCACCATAGTTTTCCTGATCCAGCCAAAGCAAAAGGGAGCGAAGCAGAAATTATGGATGCTTTCCGGGACACCAGGGATGAGATCAAGGACTGGTTCAAGGATTTTGCCGATGCATTGGTGCTTTGA
- a CDS encoding TonB-dependent receptor produces the protein MKYIYILGLWLGISGVALSQTITIKDKDTEEPLELVSLSSDNPSVFTTTNARGRADLSAFKDAGQIQIRLLGYRTVTESYAGLEASSFELLLEPSFLDMDEIVVSASRWRQSSRDLPSKVITVSAREVALQNVQTAADLLNISGKVYIQKSQQGGGSPMIRGFATNRLLYTIDGVRMNTAIFRGGNIQNVISLDPFSIQQTEVFFGPGSVIYGSDAIGGVMSFQTLTPQFSITEKPLITGKAVSRYASANEEKTAHFNVNVGWGKWAFVTSLSANDYDHLRMGSKGPEDYLKPYYVQRLDNMDVVIENEDPRVQNPSAYSQINMMQKVRFKPNDEWDFQYGFHYSETSDYGRYDRHLRLKEGLPRYAEWKYGPQKWMMNHFSIDHLGQNSVYDEMNIRLAQQFFEESRIDRSLNKNARSIRKEQVQAYSVNIDFFKALGNKNKLFYGVEYVLNDVNSTGIDEDISTMKSEPGPSRYPQSKWESMAAYINSQFKLSDEFILQAGMRYNQFVLDAVFDTEFYPFPFSTAVLNSGSVSGSLGFVYRPSDTWVISSNLARGFRAPNVDDVGKVFDSEPGAVVVPNPELQPEFAYNVDLSVAKVFGKTVKIDLTGYYTLLQNALVRRDFILNGQDSILYDGTLSKVQAIQNAAVAHVYGIQAGIEIKLPMGFGISSDFNFQKGEEELDDGTTSPSRHAAPWYGMSRLTYTASKLNLQFYAVYQGERKFEDMAFEEQGKPEIYAADTNGNPYAPSWCTLNFKSMYQFMENLSVSAGIENITDQRYRPYSSGISAPGRNFILSFRANF, from the coding sequence ATGAAATATATATACATTTTAGGGTTATGGCTTGGAATTTCAGGGGTTGCCCTTTCCCAAACCATCACCATTAAAGATAAAGATACTGAAGAGCCACTCGAACTGGTGAGCCTGTCCAGCGATAATCCCAGTGTCTTTACTACCACAAATGCACGGGGGCGGGCAGACCTTTCAGCTTTCAAAGATGCCGGGCAAATACAGATTCGCCTGCTTGGTTACCGCACCGTCACGGAAAGTTATGCCGGATTGGAGGCTTCTTCTTTTGAGTTGTTGCTGGAACCTTCCTTTTTGGATATGGATGAAATCGTCGTATCTGCTTCCCGCTGGCGTCAAAGCTCCCGTGATTTACCTTCAAAGGTGATTACCGTTTCGGCCAGGGAGGTAGCCCTTCAAAATGTTCAAACGGCAGCAGATCTTTTAAATATTTCCGGGAAAGTGTACATCCAGAAAAGCCAGCAGGGGGGAGGTAGCCCCATGATCAGGGGCTTTGCGACAAACAGGTTGCTGTATACCATAGATGGCGTTCGCATGAACACAGCCATTTTCCGTGGGGGCAATATCCAGAACGTGATTTCTCTAGATCCCTTCTCCATCCAACAAACGGAGGTTTTTTTTGGACCGGGATCGGTTATTTACGGGAGTGATGCTATTGGCGGTGTCATGAGTTTTCAAACGCTGACCCCTCAATTTTCCATTACAGAAAAACCGTTGATCACCGGGAAGGCCGTCAGTCGGTATGCTTCGGCAAATGAGGAAAAAACCGCCCATTTTAATGTCAATGTGGGGTGGGGAAAATGGGCTTTTGTCACCAGCCTCAGCGCCAATGATTACGATCATCTGCGCATGGGGAGCAAGGGCCCTGAGGATTACCTTAAGCCTTATTATGTACAACGTCTGGACAATATGGATGTAGTGATCGAAAATGAAGATCCCCGGGTGCAAAATCCATCGGCATATTCGCAGATCAATATGATGCAAAAGGTGCGCTTCAAGCCTAATGATGAATGGGATTTTCAATACGGATTTCATTATTCCGAGACCTCTGATTATGGCCGTTATGATCGGCATCTGAGATTGAAAGAGGGTTTGCCCCGTTATGCCGAATGGAAATACGGGCCACAAAAATGGATGATGAACCATTTTAGTATTGATCACCTGGGGCAAAACAGCGTTTATGATGAAATGAATATTCGCCTGGCACAGCAGTTCTTTGAAGAAAGTCGCATCGATAGGTCGCTCAACAAGAACGCCAGGTCTATTCGTAAAGAGCAGGTTCAGGCTTATTCCGTAAATATTGATTTTTTTAAAGCACTTGGAAATAAAAACAAGTTGTTCTATGGTGTTGAATACGTCCTCAACGATGTAAACTCCACAGGCATAGACGAGGATATTTCCACCATGAAAAGCGAACCCGGCCCTTCCCGTTATCCCCAGTCAAAGTGGGAGTCCATGGCCGCTTATATCAACAGCCAGTTTAAATTATCTGATGAATTCATCCTTCAGGCAGGAATGCGATATAACCAGTTTGTCCTGGATGCGGTATTTGACACTGAATTTTATCCGTTTCCCTTTTCTACGGCAGTCCTCAACAGTGGATCTGTCTCTGGAAGCCTGGGATTTGTTTACAGGCCCTCGGATACCTGGGTGATCAGCTCAAACCTGGCCAGGGGGTTCCGTGCCCCGAATGTCGATGATGTGGGAAAAGTGTTTGATTCTGAACCAGGAGCGGTGGTTGTTCCCAATCCCGAGCTACAGCCTGAATTTGCCTACAATGTCGACCTGAGCGTGGCAAAAGTGTTCGGAAAAACCGTCAAGATAGATTTGACGGGTTATTACACCTTATTGCAAAATGCATTGGTAAGAAGGGACTTTATTTTAAACGGACAGGATAGTATTTTGTACGACGGTACTTTGAGTAAGGTCCAGGCCATCCAAAATGCGGCGGTAGCCCATGTGTATGGAATCCAGGCAGGCATTGAGATAAAACTGCCAATGGGTTTTGGAATTTCTTCTGATTTTAACTTCCAGAAAGGGGAGGAGGAACTCGATGACGGAACCACCAGTCCTTCCCGACATGCTGCTCCATGGTATGGTATGTCCAGGCTTACTTATACAGCGAGTAAACTTAACCTTCAGTTTTACGCTGTTTACCAGGGAGAGCGAAAATTTGAAGACATGGCTTTTGAAGAGCAGGGGAAACCGGAAATTTATGCAGCGGATACCAACGGAAATCCTTATGCACCCTCCTGGTGTACGCTCAACTTTAAAAGTATGTACCAATTCATGGAAAATCTAAGCGTGAGTGCCGGAATCGAAAATATAACGGATCAAAGATATCGCCCTTATAGTTCAGGAATTTCTGCACCAGGGAGAAATTTTATCCTTTCGTTCAGAGCTAATTTTTAA